The genomic window GGCAACGCAGGAGGGGCGAGAAGTTCTGGAGCGTTTCGAGAAGCAGACCGCCGCAGAAGGTCTTGAAACAGAGTCCCGTCTGGTTGAAGGGACGGTTGTTGATTGCCTGACGACCCACGGACGTTATTTCGATCTTCTGGTCGTTGGTCAGTACGATCCTGATGATTCTGGCCTACATAGCGTTGAGGATATGCCCGACCGTCTGATTATGTCGGCCGGCCGGCCGGTTCTGGTTGTTCCTTACGCCGGGACGTTTCCTGATATCGGCGATAGGGTCATCGTTTCCTGGGATGCCTCAAGGCAAGCGACACGGTCGGTTAACGACGCCATGGCAATTTTGGAAGCATCACAAAAAGTCGATGTACTGTCGATTAATCCGGCTGGAAATGATCATGGCGATAATGCCGGTGCCGACATCGCCTTGCAGTTGGCCCGTCACGGTGTCAATGCAGAGGCCAAGCAAATCACCAGCCCTGATGTGGATGCGGCCGATATGTTGCTCTCAAGGGCTGCCGACAGCAGTGCGGATATGATTGTGATGGGTGCTTACGGACATGCCCGCTGGCGCGAAATCGCCCTGGGTGGCTTCACCCGTCACATGCTTGCTCACATGACAGTGCCGGTACTGATGTCGAATTAGTTGCCAACCTTAACGATCAACTCGACAAGCAGCGTGGCAAAGGCGTCGCGGGCCATAAACAGGAATGAAAACGCGGTCCCCCATAAAACGGGTCGTTTCCACCAACCGGGGGGAAGGGGCCTTAGAAACCGTTGTGCGCGAAGGGCCATACGGCGCTCCCGGCCACGTCGTTCTTCTTCAAGTTGCCATAGATTATAAGCGAGAATATCCTCGCGTGAGGGCGGGCGTGACGGTACAAACATAGTCATAACATTCTGTCCTGTTGTCTTAATCAAGCCTTCTGGCTAATTTTTAGATTATCAAGCAAACCTTTCTTGTTGGTTAACGCCGGTTAATGGGGTAGAAAACCCGCCAACCAACCCGAAATTCAATTGGAGATACCCCTATGACCGATCAGGTTACCGCCGCACACATACTTGTCATGCATGAAGATTCCGCCCGTTCGTCCGAAACACGGACCAAGGATGAAGCCAAGACAATGATTGATGATGTTAAGGCTAAAATTGCCGATGGTGCAGATTTCGCGGAGCTGGCCGGACAGGTGTCCGACTGTCCGTCGGGCAGCAACGGTGGCAGCCTGGGTCAATTCGGTCGCGGCCAAATGGTCAAGGCTTTTGAGGACACGGCCTTCGCTTTGGAGCCGGGTGAAACCAGCGACATCATCGAAACAGAATTCGGATATCACCTGATATTGCGCTCAGCCTAAACGGTAATAATTATGGGGATGGAATTTCAAATTCCATCCCCTTTTTTATGATTATTTTTTAGATTTCAGAACGCCTCGCTTGGTGCGAAATTCCTCTTCATCAATTTCGCCCTTGGCGTAGCGGTCGCTTAAAGTCGCCAATGCACTGCCTGTTCCGCCATGGTTGCAGAGTCCACTGCCGTGGGCGCCGCGCCGAAATAACCAGATCAGCAGAACAACAAAGCCGATAATCAAAAGGATCGAAAAGGGGCCATGCATCAAGCCCCAGCCATGGTGGCCGACGCCACCCCAGCCATTGTTCATATATCCGGCGTTCATGAAGCCATTTACGGTTTCGTTATACATTGTAAAATCTCCTTAAATTGAAAAAATTAGCGACCGACGTAGAGGGGGAGTAAACGCCGGTCGCTCGCCGCAGCGGCGGGGGAGTCACCGTGTGCGGAATTTATTTGATCGGGCGATGTGCCCCGGTTCTGGTGTCGAATTGGATTTTGTGGACCAGTGAATCGTCAACGGTGACGATTTCGACAACGATGGCGTCCTCGCCTTGGGCTTCGACTTTGCCAACCTTCAGGCGGTCGTTGCCGTGCATCTTCAGACGACTTTCGACGATTTCCTTGACGTCATCGACGCCAAGGTCGCGATCAACGCCCGATTGCTGCATCTGGCCGCAAGGCGCATTGCCGGAACCCATCATGCCGTATCCATGGCCCTGAGACCCCATCATGCCCTGGTTATAACCGTGGCCCATTTGTCCACCGTAGCCCTGGGATCCATGGGAAAAGGCTGGGACGGTACTGAAAGCGGCAACGCCGAGTACGAGAGCCGTTGCGGCGATACTGAGTACGAGATTTTTGCGTTTCATGACAATCTCCTTGTTTGTCGTGTCAATTTCATTCGATGAGGACATTTGAACACGCATTTGTATCGGGGATGTTTCGGCCACACGGGCTTTTTGTAACAAACTATTGCCTGGAACCCTGCAGCAACGTTCGGTTACCAAGAATTGACCCACCCCGGGCGAGTTTTGGCTATAGTCATCAAATGAACAGTTCTGAACACATTTTGATTGTCGACGACGACAAGGAAATTCGCGACCTGCTGGGGCGATTCCTCGATAAGCACGGCCTGCGTGTGACGACGGCGTCAGGCGGGCGCGAGATGAAGACGGCGCTTGCCGACTGGAACATCGATCTCGTCGTCCTCGACCTGATGATGCCGGGCGAAGATGGCCTGACCCTGTGTCGCAACTTGCGTTCTGAATCAAATATTCCCGTTATCATGCTGACAGCCATGGGCGAGGAAACGGATCGTATTATCGGCCTGGAAATGGGCGCCGATGATTATCTCGCCAAGCCCTTTAATCCACGTGAATTACTGGCACGCGTCAAGGCTGTTTTGCGGCGTAGCGCTGATCGCCCAACACGAAAATCCCAAAGTGACGAAGAACAAAAAATGACACGCTACGTCTTTTCAGGCTGGGCCCTGGAAGTCGAACGACGCGAACTGTTTTCCCCTTCGGGCGCGCTGGTGCCACTCAGCGGCGGTGAATTTGAACTGCTTCTGGCTTTCATCACCCATCCGGGCCGGGTGATGAACCGCGACCAGTTGCTTGATCTTGCGCGTGGCCGCGAAGCGCAACCCTTTGACCGTTCAATCGATGTTCAGGTCAGCCGCCTGCGCCGTAAAATAGAGGATGATCCGAAAAATCCGTCTCTGATTAAAACCGTGCGTAGCGGCGGTTATCTTTTCGCCTCCGAGGTCAGTCAATGAAATTCCGGACACCCGGTTTTTGTGATCACCGCACCATTGTCGGGCGGACGGTCCTGTTGCTGCTGGCCGGGCTTGTCATCTCGCATCTGATCAGCATTGCCATTTATTCCGACGAACGACGCACGGCCCTTCTTACGGTTGGCGGGCGTCAGGTGTCTGAACGGATCGCCGCAGCTTATCTGAACATCGATCGAGCCAACCCGCAGCAACGCAAAAGTTCCATTCAGGCTTTGTGGGAACCGATGTTCAGCATTACATGGACGAAGCAAAGCGTTCTTGCTGATGGTTCGCATGGCGGCTGGCGCGCCCACATGGTGCGGACCACAATCGCCGATTTCCTGACAGGTATTGATAGCAAAAAAATTCGCATCAACTATGGCCATCTCGGTCAATTTCGCCCTGGTATGACACCGGGAACGGGTATGGCGCCGGGCGATCCGGTGGTCGCCATGCAGGAACACATGGGGCGAATGATGGGAGAGGGTTCCGGTCACATGCGTAAGCGCTTCGACAGTTTCTCCCGCAAATGGCACGGCGACAGTGTGCTCAGTGTGTCCATAGAGCTTACCGATGGCAGCTGGTTCAATGTGGCGACGCCCGGAACCCGCTTGCGTTCAGCCTGGTGGAGCCGGGTTTTCGGGCCCATCATCGTGACCACGATCATCGTTCTTTTCCTGACTTTCTGGGCTGTCAGGCGTTCAGCCAAACCGTTGGCCCTGTTCGCCCAGGCCGCCGAACGGCTGGGCCGTGATGTCAACGCGCCGCCGATGCCCGAAGACGGCCCAAAGGAAGTGCTCAGCGCCTCTCGCGCCTTCAATGAAATGCAAAGAAGACTGCAAAGCTTCATCAAGGACCGGACTCATATGCTGGCGGCCATATCTCATGATTTGAGGACCCCCATCACCCGTTTGCGGCTGCGCGCCGAATTGATTGACGATCCGGAACAGCAAGCAAAGATGCTCGCCGATCTCGATCAAATGGAGCAGATGATCGCCGCCACCCTGTCCTTCGCCCGCGACGAGGCGACTGACGAGGTTTCCGTTCGTTTCGATCTTGCGGCGATGTTGCAAAGCCTGACGGGCGATATTTCCGATACCAACGGCAAAGCGTCATACGATGGGCCCGACAAACTTGAATGGACGGGCCGCCCGGGGGCTCTCAAACGGGCTTTTCAGAATTTGGCTGATAACGCCATCAAGTACGGCGGACGTGCCGATATCTCATTACTGGTTAAGGACGCGGGGCTTGTCGTCAGCGTTGCCGATGACGGCCCGGGCATTCCCGAGAGCGAACAGGAACGGGTATTCGACCCGTTCTACAGGATCGATCCATCGCGCAACCGCGATACCGGCGGGGTGGGGCTC from Rhodospirillaceae bacterium includes these protein-coding regions:
- a CDS encoding universal stress protein; amino-acid sequence: MLKNILIHLDASKQNDSRLQTAIALGKRHGAHLTGLYVVTHPEIPTYIEAQIGGDVINAQIEAATQEGREVLERFEKQTAAEGLETESRLVEGTVVDCLTTHGRYFDLLVVGQYDPDDSGLHSVEDMPDRLIMSAGRPVLVVPYAGTFPDIGDRVIVSWDASRQATRSVNDAMAILEASQKVDVLSINPAGNDHGDNAGADIALQLARHGVNAEAKQITSPDVDAADMLLSRAADSSADMIVMGAYGHARWREIALGGFTRHMLAHMTVPVLMSN
- a CDS encoding parvulin peptidyl-prolyl isomerase codes for the protein MTDQVTAAHILVMHEDSARSSETRTKDEAKTMIDDVKAKIADGADFAELAGQVSDCPSGSNGGSLGQFGRGQMVKAFEDTAFALEPGETSDIIETEFGYHLILRSA
- a CDS encoding SHOCT domain-containing protein translates to MYNETVNGFMNAGYMNNGWGGVGHHGWGLMHGPFSILLIIGFVVLLIWLFRRGAHGSGLCNHGGTGSALATLSDRYAKGEIDEEEFRTKRGVLKSKK
- a CDS encoding response regulator is translated as MNSSEHILIVDDDKEIRDLLGRFLDKHGLRVTTASGGREMKTALADWNIDLVVLDLMMPGEDGLTLCRNLRSESNIPVIMLTAMGEETDRIIGLEMGADDYLAKPFNPRELLARVKAVLRRSADRPTRKSQSDEEQKMTRYVFSGWALEVERRELFSPSGALVPLSGGEFELLLAFITHPGRVMNRDQLLDLARGREAQPFDRSIDVQVSRLRRKIEDDPKNPSLIKTVRSGGYLFASEVSQ
- a CDS encoding HAMP domain-containing histidine kinase, whose translation is MFSITWTKQSVLADGSHGGWRAHMVRTTIADFLTGIDSKKIRINYGHLGQFRPGMTPGTGMAPGDPVVAMQEHMGRMMGEGSGHMRKRFDSFSRKWHGDSVLSVSIELTDGSWFNVATPGTRLRSAWWSRVFGPIIVTTIIVLFLTFWAVRRSAKPLALFAQAAERLGRDVNAPPMPEDGPKEVLSASRAFNEMQRRLQSFIKDRTHMLAAISHDLRTPITRLRLRAELIDDPEQQAKMLADLDQMEQMIAATLSFARDEATDEVSVRFDLAAMLQSLTGDISDTNGKASYDGPDKLEWTGRPGALKRAFQNLADNAIKYGGRADISLLVKDAGLVVSVADDGPGIPESEQERVFDPFYRIDPSRNRDTGGVGLGLAVTRSVVRAHGGEISFDYDDRFVVVVNLPKT